From the Salvelinus alpinus chromosome 12, SLU_Salpinus.1, whole genome shotgun sequence genome, the window ATAGGGGGCAGGGCTTCGTACCGAATCGATTTTTTTTCTCCCTGTGCATGCATGACGTCATCCAAACAGAAACTTCTCAAGTGTCCTCAAGCCCTGATGATGCTGGAAAAGACTGccactttttattttacctttatttaactaggcaagtcagttaagaacaaatacttatttacaatgactgcctacaccagccaaacccagacgacgctgggccaattgtgcactgtaCTAATgaactcccaatcatggctggttgtgatacagcctggattcgaaccagggtgtctgtagtgatgcctctagcactgagatgcagtgccttaggtcactgtgccacttgggagcccccACTGTGCCACATGTATCCTACATTAATTGTACAAAAAGCCTAGGCATAGCCATCTATATTTTATTTGTAcgatggatggatagatagacagatagacacaaATAATATTTTTCTGTACCCATTTACACATACAAAAATCATATGCTCGCAGTGTTTTATTGATTCCACAGGGCCTCCTAAACTAGAGGTTGTGCACAGTATATTTGGCAGACTGCAGAGCAGACCAGCCTGTCGAAGGTCTACAacatatattgaacaaaaatataaacacaacatacaacaatttcaaagattttactgagttacagttcatataaggaaatcagtaaattgaaataaattcattaggccctaatctatggatttcacatgactgggcaggggcgcagccatgagtGGACATGGAaggacataggcccacccactggggagccaggcccagccaatcagaatgagtttttcctaaCAAAggggttttattacagacagaaatactcctcagtttcatcagctgtctgggtggctggtctcagacgatcccgcaggtgaagaagttggatgaggaggtcctgggctggtgtggttacacgtggtctgtggttgtgaggccaggtGGATGTTctggcaaattctctaaaacaatgttggagttggcttatggtagagaaattaacattcaattctctggcaacaactctggtggacatttctgcagtcagcatgtaaattgcacgctccttcaaaacttgagacatatgtggcattgtgttgtgtgacaaaactgcacattttagagtggccttttattgtccccagcacaaggtgcacctgtgtaatgatcatgctgtttaatcagcttcttgatatgcctcacctgtcaggtggatggattaatgctcactaacagggatgttcaGTATACATAGATCTCTACATCCAGGAGAAGGTAAGGCAAATGGGAATCATTCTTGGGTGCCTGAGGGTGCATTGTTGACAGTTATTAAATTAACCCTCTCTGAGGTGAAAAGTAAGAAATCATTAATTCAATTACCTACTGTGCTTGCACTTATTACTTACCACTGAACATATGTAATTACTGCAAATATAGAACTGGACTCCAAAAAAGAGGAATCGTGCtaaatactggttcataacattgCTCAACTATAGAACATGTTTCACTCTTAGGTAGGCCTACTGACTAGCAGCTTACTATCTCTAATACAGAGCACTTTGATTACTAGCATAAAGGCTAGTAATGAGATAAATAGACAAGAGGAAAATAAACACACAAATTAATGCTCACACAAAGAGGGAATTCTCTGAGCCCTATCATTTGAAAAGTATTTCATAGTATTTGAAAGTGTGGTGGTCTGTTGTGAGGCTTAGTTCATCATTCTTCCACAAGCTTACAGATCTAGTAGTGTGTAAGGTGCAATGCCCTGAATCCGAGTGAGATTtttattatgtgtgtgtgggtgttcaaCCACAGTATGTTACATAATTGTGTTTTTAGTGTATTGATTTAGATGTGGGATTAAAATAAATGACTGCGATATTGCTGAATAAGGTtacgtgtgtgtgcacacacatgcgtgcatgtttgtgtgaGTGACATTAGTGGTGAGAGTGGTATGTGGAGTGTGAGTGCTGTGTCGTGGGGCTCATGATGTTCTCAGTGATGTACGCCACCAGCAGGCAGATGATGACCAGCATCACACAGATGGCTCCTCCCACTGTTGTCATGGCAATCACAATGTCCTGCATGCCCAAGGGTGAGACAGTGAACTCCACACAGTCCCCCAGGTCCTCCCTCTGGGCTGCTCCTTCTGAGTGGAGCGGTGGGGTCAGGGTGGAGGCAAGCGGATGCAGGCAGATGCGGTAAGGGACGCTCTCATGCAGCTCAGTCAGCAAGAAGTCCCTGCAACCAGAGCCAAGATGGGTGTTAGCACACTCAAACTGGGTGTAGCTCCCGTTCCACCAGCAGCTTAGCCCAAACCCACCCCTTCTGACACGTCGTCCACCGAATACCCTCTTTGGTGGGGCAGTTACAAACCTGCTCTCTTCCCTAAGCCCTGTTCCAGGGGCCCCTTTCTGTCCCTCTACACTTGATCCTCTAGTCTCTGTCTCTTGTTTATCTCGGTCATGTCCAGCTGTGTTTCCTTTATTTGTCCTTTGAGCCTCTTCCCTCAGATCTTCATATGTCCACTGTAGTAGCACGCTGCCGTTGGTCAAAACGTTGGCCACCAGGGACCCTCCTGCAGATGGAACAGTCCGGCAGTCTCCACGATGACACCTGAACCCCAGCTGTGTGTGTCGAAAACACAGCCGCCCCCAGATTCCCTCCTCCATCACCCGGTAGGCACATATTGGTGCCACTCCTCCGTCCATGGCCCACCCTGTTCCACCTTTAACATGGTCTAGCCTGCCAAATATCATAGTGGTGCCTGTATTGCCTCTGCTGGTTTTGATGGAGGAAGTGCCATTCCTATGGCTGAAGTCCCCCTGCCGCCTTGGTGAGCCCATTGTTTCATTCTTACTGAAATAATCAACattgtagatatgttgttggCCAGAGATTGGGGAGACACCCACGTCCTTCTCGCTTCCCTTGTCTGATGATGTGGATGATGTTTGCGCGTAGCGGCCGCCGCGCGTCCGGTTGGAGACGATTGTCGCGCGGCACAGACAGAACAGTACTGCCGAGAAGGCAACCAGCGATTTTCTTCTCATTTCTTCTCTTCTTACCAGTTCACTTTCACTGTATTTAGTGCAAATGCATAGTGGACAGCACCGTTACTGTCGGCGGAGATCCGAGGCGAGAAAGAGAGTTATGGGGGCAGGTGGCTTCCATAACACAGTCCTACACCACCATCAAAGCGCTGTATTCCCCCGATGGCCAGCACGAACAATCTGCGATAAAATCGGACAATAAAAATTATATACCATATTATATACCATGTCTGATTGATACAGACCACACTTTTAGAGAATGAGCCAGACTGATATCACTTACGAATGCTCTGTTTTAAGCCATACACCACATGTTGGTTACGCACGCAACTCAACAGACCAATAAATAGGTCACACCGCTTATTAGAATGGTTAATGGAAACGGCAATAAATGTAAGATGCAATTTGGCTATTGAGAAGAGAACTTACATTTCTAGGTTTTCGAGAACGAAGACGGCGGCAATTATCTTTTCAGGTACATTTGTCTCAGTCTTgtcctgtctggctgtctgtgatGGTTGTCGCGAGGAagagtgtgtttttgtgtctgtCAGAATGTTTGCAGCGTAGTCATCAGCAGTCAATTACATGAGTCATCATTTCAAGTCCCTACTCCAATCTTAATTTCCCTGCCACCCTTTCTGTTTTTTTGTGCCTTTCCATCCTTCCACCCAAGCGACCTTCCTCCAGTTAACTCCCACTCCTTACTCCCACATTGGGTGCTAGGCTGTAGTcttcaatgctgttgtgtgtagTCTTTTGTCCATACTATCAAGTCAAGCAGATTGTTGGAAATGCAATATAATGAGATTGTTTTGTGCCCCAAAAAATAGTTTATTATTTTCAGGCATAATTGTCTTGTAATAGCCTAAGCATGATATATTCATACTTATTCAAAATTGTAGCAAAAACAACTCTGATAAGAGTTTATAACACATTCGTCATGCTATAGGTAGATGTTACCAATACTAACGAACATCTGGATATTGTCAGTAGTAGGCTATAATATAAAGCTGAAATCTAGGACTATAGTTTGTTTTGATGTGATGCGATTTCCAAACCTAGACTCTAAAAAccaggggttcaacaagggttcttcgaagacccttagggttcttggcactgaaaattAATCAatgaacctccttagttggtgggggttcttgcaggaacctaactgcccaacttggatttgaatttgaaaggacagcaggtgcaAGGGTTGTCCCTTGTATGATCTATATTCATATTGTTTTACGATTATACTctctatcttttcatatttgtgcaaatctttctaaaacagaaaatggacacaattcgatggatatcaatcaacaaagagtTAAGAATATttaggctataagaatatgttgaaggctagctgtattgggtgcagatgactgaactgaTCACCTATTAcctcatatttagattttttattctgcattgccactaaaatcataataaacactgacaactcaaatattgtgttattgttcttgttgttatgcatattattattattattaataataataatagtagggGAGTGGGGTAGTTAAAAAATTAACCCCAaaaggttattcaaagggttcttcgAGGATCCATTAAAATGAGTTCTTTGAAGAATTTCTAgaggttcccccacagtttcaatttgaagaacccctaaaggatactccaggaaccttttctttttagagtGTACAGTGACCTCAAGTGGTAATAATTGATAGTCGGTCTACAACATTCTACAACAAGCCTGGGTTTCTTTTGTACACATTCAAACACTTCTGAAGTTTTTGTTGAAACATTCATGTCTGGTTAGATAAACAACCTCCTGATAACTTCTTCAAAATAGTATTTCATCTTTGGAATAATTATGGAGAATTATAACAAGGATAATCAGCTGGATTACATCAATCTAAATACGTATTCATTGCTAATCATCATATAGGTAATACAACTCACAGTTTAACAACACCTACTGGCAGTTATAATGGTCACAAAAAGCTTCATATCTTTCTCTGACGATCTTTAATTTGAGAACATTTAATCTTTGATAAATTTTGACTCAGCAGTTCTATGTGGAGGTTATTGGAGGTAGTGATTATATGTCCATTCCCAAAAGGAAAAAATTGGCAAGCCAGCAAGGTAGTAGTGCCAAGGGAGAGGACAGGAACAGTGTGCAGCATCAGTGGAGGGGATGATTTTAATAAGACCGCTGGGAAGCCCCCGGGGGATGCTGGGTAAATGAGTCTAATGATGACTCTCTACGATCCGCCCCTCTGAGCAATGGGAGATAACAATGTGCGGGATGATGACATAACACACAAACATCTAAACATACACGTATGGGCCAACAGATATCTGCCACAGTCACATACCCCTTTTAAAATGGGTCGATTTAGCCATGTTTTATTTGTTTGAATTGACAACTTACAGCCAGGTTTGTTAAAGGGCAACAAAGAAATACATGCCTGAACGCTCTCTCAAATGAGCTAAGATTGGCATGAAACCATTTGTATATCTTTATAGTATAGATGGTCTCAGGTGTTAGTCAGCCTCACATGTCTTGTTGATGTGACCTGTCTGTGTGGTATGAGttgatacactatatataaagAAGTACGTGGACACCCCTGCAAATTAGTGGATTTAGCTATTAGCTGTATAGCTGTACTCGGttccaacactcactaccgagtttgactgcctctggaagcaacttcagcacaataactattcgtaggaaacttcatgaaatgggtttctatggtcaagcagccacatacaagcctaagatcaccatgcgccatgccaagcgtcggctggagtggtgtaaagctcgccgccattggactccggaatTTGGGTTTggtagatgccaggagaacgctacctgccacaatgcatagtgccaactgcaacgttttgtggaggaggaataatggtctggggctgtttttcatggattgggctaggcctcttagttccagtgaagggaaatcttaatcaATAAGGttatagatgattctgtgcttccacctttgtggcagcagtttgggaatggcccttttctgtttcagcatgacaatgcccccgtgcacaatgcgaggaccatacagaaatgatttgtcgagatcggtgtggaaaaacttgactggcctgcacagagccctgacctcaactccatcgaacacctttgggatgaattggaacaccgactgcgagccatgcctaatcgcccaacatcagtgctcaaccaccctaatgctcttgtggctgaatggaagcaagtccccacagcaatgttccaacatctagtggaaagccttcccagaagagtggaggctgttatagcagcaaaaggggaacCAGTGGTGTGTAAGTGGTGTGTGTTCGCTGCTGGCCAATGCAGTGACAAATCTGCATACCTAAGCAGCAGGCAAGGGCATGGAAGGCCTATCTAGGCGACAAATGATTGGAGTAAATTTACCCTGAGCCAGGTCAGCAACACTGAAGATGCTGAGTTTTTTTGGGGATGGCTTTGTTTGTGCATGAGTGAGTGTAGATGTCTATATAAATAGTTCACAATTAACAGGATAGAGGCAGAGGTAGAATTGAGACCCTAGAATAGTAATAATACATGTAGGCAATGAATAACAAAGAAATTGTGGCGCCATGCTGAGGAGGATACGATGTCAAAGGTTCTCACTGTAGATGCTATTCTGTTTGGGTTGCTGGTCTTTTCTGGCATCCTGTGAAACATACTGATCATCCATGAGGTGAGGAGAAATAGAACCCTAACTGTCAATAGTCATGAAATATCTCCGCCTGAGATAACATCACATAATTAGTATAATAGTTCAttatactctttctctctccctctctctcaggtgttCGTCGGCCATTAAAAGTCTGTCTTGTCGACTCCCTCCCTCTGACACAATCCTGGTGAACCTGTCGCTGGCCAACCTGCTGACGTCTCTGTTCCGCACGGTGCCCATCTTTGTGTCTGGAGTGTCCCTGGCCCTGGACTGGTGCCACCTCTTCTTGCTGCTGTGGGTGTGGTGGCGGGCCGTGGGCTGCTGAGTGACTCTGCAGCCCACGCCAGGAGCTGTGGGGTCCCTAGCACAGCAACGTGAAAGGAAGAGGGTGTCGGTGGGCCCGGAGCTGGTCTACAGGGTCAACCTGGCCTTCTCCCTGCTGGTGCTGGTCAACACCACCCAGGTACACGGCAACACCATGGTAGAGCTGATGGTCATTAGCTGCACCACTAGGCCCCTGCTGGGCTGTGTGTGGGATTTCCCCTCTGAGGAGCAGGGCTcagcttcctcctcctcctccctggccCTCAACAAGGTGACTCCACTGGTGCTGATGGTGGGCACCAACCTGGCTACACTGGCCAAGCACGATGGGCAAGGCAGGGGGAGGGATGCAGGGAGAGCTGGACAGTCATGTGGTCAGTGAACGCAAGGGTAGTCATGTGATCATGATGACGCTGTCTGTGGTGTGCTAGGCCCTGCAGGTTGCGATGGTGACGTACTACAACCATAACGGGGGGCACCATGCGGAGGGGCTGCTGACTGAGTcccacttctctacctctctgttgGTGGGCTTCAGCCCTATGGTGGTGGCTCTGGGAAATGACAAGCTGAGGAGGAGGATCACCGTGGATTATTGTTGGCTGTGCTGACAGGGTCAAATGTCAACAGGAGGAAATAGTGGAGGAATGCAAAGCTCCAGACACAATGGgaaaaaaggtaaaataaaaactgttttcactatTCAGTAGGAGAGAGGTAATCAAAGTACAGGAGAGAGTTGAAGCAAATAtaaaatgatttaaaaaaaatgtgactGAATAAATGAGTACGACTTTGTATGGAATAATTAAATAACCAGTGCTTGCCTTCCCCTCATTCTGTGTTTAAATGTCCACATATATATACAAACCCTGTTATAAGTAATAACCCATCCAATAAATACCTAAGAACATTTAAAGTAATGGAATGTTTAAGATCTGGAGTGTTGAAATATTGTGATAAGCTCTCACATTATGCAAAGACAGATCCTGTTGGACTGTTCACTCTCTCTCAATGAGCTTCATGTAGATGAGCCTCTGGCATCAACTGTCTCAGAGGTTGAGAGATTGTCACGGCTCTTGTCGGAATGCATGGACCAAAACGTattgtggtaagtgttcatgatgttttattaatcaaaaaacactcaaacaaaataacaaagagaagaaagaaaagaagaaaaaaaaacagttcTGTCATGTGCAggcactaaacagaaaataactacccacaaaacccaaacgaaaaaggacaacttatatatgatccccaatcagagacaacgatagacagctgcctctgattgggaaccacaccaacatagaaataaagaaactagaatgcccaccctagtcacaaccCTGgcccaaccaaaatagagaataaaaacctctctatggccagggcgtgacagagatgGTACAAATAAAGGCCTTTATTTTGACCCGTTTTTTAAAGAGCAAACAAGAACATGTAACAACAACTATCTATAGATAGGAGTGCCCTCTCACGTACAGTCTATACATCAAAAACATTCTGTCGCTCACAAAAGAGCAGGTTGACAGAAATAAATTGTGTTAACGTAGTCTCACTGACATGTACAGATGAACACATTTCATTCCAATGATGAACTCTACAACCTTTTCTATTAAACTCCTCCGAACAACTGACAGTGCTATTCCTCAGTACTGATGAATCAATAGAAAttgtgataaaaaataaatgaatgtcTCTCATAGGTGCCATGTTAAAACAGTCTGCCTCTGGAAGAGAATCAAATGGTTGCCAACGTATAGAGAGGAATGCCAACAACCATGTAATTCTAATGTATTGTTAGGCTATGTTAAGGCAAGTGTACTATTATTATTCCACTGACTTCCCCATAATGTCAGTTGCAGTGTGATTCAGGGTGTGGGATCTGTCAGTGAGTAAGAAAAGACTTAATGACAGCACGCAGCCGCCGGTGACCCACTGCCACCACGATGGGCGAAAAGGCGATGAAGATGGTGTTGGCAAAGCGAGCTATAACCAGGAGGAACCCGGCTGACAAACCTCGGTTGTAGTTGAAGTAGTTTATTGAAATTATGCTGGTTCCCCAAGACCCAATGAAGAGCACGATGAGGGCTAGAATCACCTGGAGAGAAAATTCCTCATTtta encodes:
- the LOC139535770 gene encoding fibronectin type III domain-containing protein 10-like isoform X2; translated protein: MRRKSLVAFSAVLFCLCRATIVSNRTRGGRYAQTSSTSSDKGSEKDVGVSPISGQQHIYNVDYFSKNETMGSPRRQGDFSHRNGTSSIKTSRGNTGTTMIFGRLDHVKGGTGWAMDGGVAPICAYRVMEEGIWGRLCFRHTQLGFRCHRGDCRTVPSAGGSLVANVLTNGSVLLQWTYEDLREEAQRTNKGNTAGHDRDKQETETRGSSVEGQKGAPGTGLREESRDFLLTELHESVPYRICLHPLASTLTPPLHSEGAAQREDLGDCVEFTVSPLGMQDIVIAMTTVGGAICVMLVIICLLVAYITENIMSPTTQHSHSTYHSHH
- the LOC139535770 gene encoding uncharacterized protein isoform X1; the encoded protein is MRRKSLVAFSAVLFCLCRATIVSNRTRGGRYAQTSSTSSDKGSEKDVGVSPISGQQHIYNVDYFSKNETMGSPRRQGDFSHRNGTSSIKTSRGNTGTTMIFGRLDHVKGGTGWAMDGGVAPICAYRVMEEGIWGRLCFRHTQLGFRCHRGDCRTVPSAGGSLVANVLTNGSVLLQWTYEDLREEAQRTNKGNTAGHDRDKQETETRGSSVEGQKGAPGTGLREESRFVTAPPKRVFGGRRVRRGGFGLSCWWNGSYTQFECANTHLGSGCRDFLLTELHESVPYRICLHPLASTLTPPLHSEGAAQREDLGDCVEFTVSPLGMQDIVIAMTTVGGAICVMLVIICLLVAYITENIMSPTTQHSHSTYHSHH